A genomic window from Buteo buteo chromosome 13, bButBut1.hap1.1, whole genome shotgun sequence includes:
- the RFX7 gene encoding DNA-binding protein RFX7 — translation MAEEQQQPEGQPLRRLAGTPAPGGALPALVPGLQGGEASALQHKIRSSICKTVQSKVDCILQEVEKFTDLEKLYLYLQLPSGPNNGDKSDQIAMSSSRAQQMHAFSWIRNTLEEHPETSLPKQEVYDEYKSYCDNLGYHPLSAADFGKIMKNVFPNMKARRLGTRGKSKYCYSGLRKKAFVHMPTLPNLDFHKTGDGLDGAEQSGQLQSPDEEVVSAACRLVCEWAQKVLSQPFDTVLELARFLVKSHYIGTKSMAALTVMAGAPAGIKGIPQPSAFIPTAESNSFQPQVKTLPSPVDAKQQLQRKIQKKQQEQKLQSPLPGESPAKKTEGAATNGVTSISNGSPAILSPPPIGIVVAAVPSPIPVPRTRQLVTSPSPMGSSDSKVLPLNVQVVTQHMQSVKQSPKTPQNVPASPVGDRSARHRYPQILPKPANTSALTIRSPTTVLFTSSPIKTVVPAPHVNSLNVVKMTAISLAPSSSSVPVKQTPSVSSSAGAVEEGRTGPQIKNGSVVSLQSPGSKPSTVVAAPAVKIKMEPEALLDDNSVQGQESSDMSKSIKATPDLPPAQLINFEVATLKVSADDVMEAKPVKGCDQGAEETGTKYKTQSNEITPVSSAGNNQNTLKLSVASQNLSSTSIGSPPTGESTIKDKTCTKSPRKRQPSTLQDSQVPPVKKPLVEQLSVGNAVEGQKANSVKKSPKVGSLPNSDNTAALAQVPSKVPVKVVPVPSAAAANLATELSLSTDLNTSDSTLGQQLASASSPDIKVKLEGNLFIVENDSKSDGSFNPNTWHHITKTSDFASVNCEQQQDISVMTIAGHSGSSDLQEPAWEPVHCEGMQQDAYNQQLQSQIQDSSLGQIQAQTSNQLPLQPELKEFEHTVPQSNENFFSFDDDLTQDSIVEELVLMEEQMSMNNSHPYGGCLGMALQSQTAAQGAPVSSHPSSVHFYHSIHNNSTPIHTPTPTPTPTPTPTPTPTPTSEMIAGSQNMSRESPCSRLAQTTPVDSALGSSRHTPIGTPHSNCSSSVPPSPVECRNPFAFTPISSSMAYHDASIISSSPVKPMQRPMATHPDKTKLEWMNNGYSGVSNSSVANHGILTSYQELVEDRFRKPHAFAVPGQSYQSQPRHHDTHFGRVTPVSPVQHQAAPVSSTTKQEGFAVPAPLDNKGTSSSLNNSLRCRSVSPAVHRQRNLSGSTVYPVSNIPRSNLTPFGSPVTPEVHNAFANIHADTSANNIAQRSQSVPLTVMMQTAFPSLQKQTNTKKITNVLLNKLDSDSDDAVRGLGMNNMPSNYTARMNLTQILETSAAFPSANPQNMINSSTSVYEFQTPNYLTKNSSTDQISFSSGDNQAQSDIGEQQLDFSSTVKDLLGEDSLPTNQQLVNQVASDLNNVASVFSSDIRLSSELSGSINDLNTLDTNLLFDPGRQQGQDDDATLEELKNDPLFQQICNESINSMTPSGFEWMESKDHPAVEMLG, via the exons GAGCTATTGTGACAATCTTGGCTACCACCCGTTAAGTGCTGCTGACTTTGGAAAGATcatgaaaaatgtctttccaaATATGAAGGCCCGTCGTCTAGGCACAAGAGGCAAATCAAAATAT TGCTACAGTGGACTGAGGAAGAAGGCTTTTGTGCATATGCCAACACTGCCCAACCTTGACTTTCATAAAACTGGAGATGGG ttGGATGGAGCGGAGCAGTCTGGGCAGCTGCAAAGTCCTGATGAGGAAGTCGTCTCTGCGGCCTGCCGGCTTGTTTGTGAATGGGCCCAGAAAGTGCTGAGCCAGCCTTTTGATACAGTCTTGGAATTGGCTCGTTTCCTTGTAAAAAGTCACTATATTGGTACCAAGTCAATGGCAGCTTTAACAGTAATGGCAGGGGCACCAGCAG GAATAAAAGGGATCCCCCAGCCCTCGGCTTTTATACCTACTGCTGAAAGTAATTCCTTTCAACCGCAAGTGAAAACTCTGCCATCTCCTGTTGATgccaagcagcagctgcagcgtAAGATCCAGAAGAAGCAAcaagaacagaaactgcagtctCCTTTGCCAGGAGAGTctccagcaaagaaaacagaaggcgCTGCAACCAACGGTGTGACCAGTATATCTAATGGAAGTCCTGCAATTCTGTCTCCTCCACCTATTGGCATTGTTGTGGCAGCTGTCCCCAGCCCGATACCG GTGCCAAGGACCAGGCAGTTGGTGACATCTCCAAGTCCTATGGGATCATCTGATAGCAAGGTCCTGCCGCTCAATGTTCAGGTGGTCACTCAGCACATGCAATCAGTCAAGCAGTCACCAAAGACTCCCCAGAATGTTCCCGCCAGCCCAGTTGGTGACCGCTCTGCCCGGCATCGCTACCCGCAGATCTTACCCAAGCCAGCAAATACCAGTGCTCTCACCATCCGCTCTCCCACGACGGTGCTCTTTACCAGTAGCCCAATCAAGACTGTTGTGCCAGCTCCACATGTGAATTCTTTAAATGTGgtaaaaatgacagcaatatCTCTTGCCCCAAGCAGCAGTAGTGTGCCTGTCAAACAGACACCTTCAGTCAGCAGTAGTGCAGGAGCAGTGGAAGAAGGGAGGACTGGTCCACAGATCAAAAATGGATCTGTCGTTTCGCTTCAGTCTCCAGGATCCAAGCCTAGCACTGTTGTAGCTGCGCCTGCAGTCAAGATCAAAATGGAACCAGAAGCATTACTGGATGACAACTCAGTACAGGGCCAAGAGAGCTCTGACATGTCTAAATCCATAAAGGCAACCCCTGACCTGCCTCCTGCTCAACTAATTAATTTTGAGGTTGCAACCTTGAAGGTTTCAGCTGATGATGTCATGGAGGCAAAACCAGTTAAGGGCTGTGATCAGGGAGCTGAAGAAACAGGGACCAAATATAAAACACAATCTAATGAAATCACACCAGTTTCTTCAGCAGGCAATAATCAAAACACTCTAAAGCTCTCAGTTGCCAGTCAAAACTTGTCCAGCACCAGCATTGGTTCACCTCCTACTGGTGAGTCTACGATTAAAGACAAAACATGCACTAAAAGTCCAAGAAAGCGACAACCTTCTACACTTCAGGATTCCCAGGTACCACCTGTAAAGAAACCACTGGTGGAGCAGCTTTCAGTTGGTAATGCTGTGGAGGGtcaaaaagcaaacagtgtTAAGAAGTCTCCAAAGGTTGGATCGTTACCTAACAGTGACAATACGGCAGCACTTGCTCAAGTTCCCAGCAAGGTACCTGTGAAGGTGGTACCTGTaccttctgcagctgcagcaaacTTAGCAACAGAGCTTTCTTTGAGCACCGATTTAAATACCAGTGATTCTACTTTAGGACAGCAGCTTGCATCAGCATCATCTCCAGATATAAAAGTAAAATTGGAAGGAAACCTGTTTATCGTAGAAAATGATTCAAAATCAGATGGCAGCTTTAACCCAAATACATGGCACCATATCACCAAAACCTCTGACTTTGCATCTGTGAAttgtgaacagcagcaagataTCAGTGTTATGACTATTGCAGGGCACTCTGGCTCTAGTGACTTACAGGAACCGGCATGGGAGCCAGTGCACTGTGAAGGTATGCAGCAGGATGCATACAACCAGCAGTTACAGAGCCAGATCCAGGACTCCTCCCTGGGTCAAATACAAGCACAGACTTCAAATCAGTTACCTCTGCAGCCTGAGCTGAAAGAGTTTGAACATACGGTCCCTCAGTCAAATGaaaacttcttttcatttgaTGATGACCTTACCCAGGACAGCATTGTGGAGGAGCTGGTGCTCATGGAGGAGCAAATGTCCATGAATAATTCTCATCCTTATGGTGGTTGCCTAGGAATGGCACTTCAGAGTCAGACCGCAGCTCAAGGAGCTCCCGTGTCATCTCATCCAAGCAGCGTGCACTTTTACCATTCGATCCATAACAACAGCACTCCGATTCAcactcccacccccacccccaccccgactcccacccccaccccgacTCCAACACCCACCTCCGAAATGATCGCCGGATCTCAGAACATGTCCCGAGAGAGCCCGTGTTCGAGGCTGGCTCAGACGACTCCCGTAGACAGTGCTCTAGGAAGCAGTCGGCATACGCCCATCGGCACACCGCATTCGAACTGCAGTAGCAGCGTCCCTCCAAGTCCTGTGGAGTGCCGAAACCCGTTTGCGTTTACTCCCATCAGCTCCAGTATGGCTTATCATGACGCCAGCATTATATCAAGTAGCCCCGTGAAGCCGATGCAGCGGCCTATGGCTACCCATCCCGACAAAACCAAGCTCGAGTGGATGAATAACGGCTACAGTGGCGTTAGCAATTCGTCCGTTGCAAACCATGGCATCCTTACGAGCTATCAGGAGCTGGTGGAAGACCGCTTCAGGAAACCTCACGCTTTTGCCGTTCCTGGCCAGTCGTACCAGTCTCAGCCACGCCACCACGATACCCACTTTGGTCGCGTGACTCCCGTTTCACCCGtgcagcaccaggcagccccTGTCAGTAGCACCACCAAGCAAGAGGGCTTTGCTGTTCCTGCTCCTTTGGACAACAAAGGAACCAGTTCCTCTCTCAACAACAGTCTGAGATGCCGGAGCGTGAGCCCTGCTGTCCATCGCCAGCGTAATCTCAGTGGAAGCACTGTTTACCCAGTTTCAAATATACCACGCTCTAACCTGACACCTTTTGGAAGTCCAGTGACTCCTGAAGTTCACAACGCATTTGCTAATATCCATGCGGACACCAGTGCCAATAACATAGCGCAAAGAAGCCAGTCAGTCCCGTTGACTGTGATGATGCAGACGGCCTTCCCGtctcttcagaaacaaacaaacactaaaaaaataacCAATGTGTTGTTAAACAAACTTGATTCTGATAGCGATGATGCAGTGAGAGGTTTGGGAATGAACAACATGCCCTCAAATTACACAGCCAGGATGAATCTCACTCAGATTTTAGAGACATCCGCCGCTTTTCCTAGTGCCAACCCACAAAATATGATCAATTCCAGCACTTCAGTTTATGAATTCCAAACACCAAATTACCTCACAAAAAACAGCAGCACGGATCAGatcagtttttcttctggagATAACCAAGCACAATCAGACATTGGAGAGCAGCAGTTAGATTTTAGCAGCACTGTAAAAGACCTTTTAGGGGAGGACAGTCTGCCAACAAACCAGCAGCTGGTGAATCAGGTGGCATCAGATCTCAATAATGTTGCATCTGTCTTTTCCAGCGACATCAGGTTGTCTTCCGAGCTCTCAGGCAGCATTAACGATCTGAACACTTTAGACACAAATCTACTGTTTGATCCAGGTCGTCAGCAGGGACAAGACGATGATGCTACActggaggaattaaaaaatgacCCCTTGTTTCAACAAATCTGCAATGAATCCATTAACTCAATGACTCCATCAGGTTTTGAGTGGATGGAGAGTAAGGATCATCCTGCTGTTGAAATGTTGGGTTAA